The Oncorhynchus mykiss isolate Arlee chromosome 5, USDA_OmykA_1.1, whole genome shotgun sequence DNA window GAGGTCCAGATGacttaaatcgtttttttttttttaaggttcaTGTTATGATGCGTAGCATATATTCTAATGTCAAACATGATCAAGCTATAAAGGTGAGCTTGTTTGAATAGTATTTCAAGCAATAACCATCCTGTCAGACATTATCAAGCCAACTTTTAATGCAAATTAATGTAATAAGATGACATATTGTTTAATAGGTAACAGGTAGCACGCAGAGATAAATACAATATGTATGTAACTTGTTAGCAGTACAGCTCTATGGTAGCACATTCTGATTTCGCATGAGAAACACTCTTTTCATGCCACACAGCTACGACCGGAAGTTACTTTTTCTTATCAGGTTAGGAGACTGAGGTTGAGGTTAAGAAAAGGCTTATTGTTAGCGGAAATGCTCCCCTAGCCTGCTACGAAAATCACTTCCGGTAATATCTGTATCTAAGTGGCATGAGAAGAGTGTGTCCCGATTTCACAAACCGGTACTTGATGTTTCACTCCGGAACGGTAGGTGTCAGTAATCTAACAACATGGACTGCCTGTCGTGAAAAGGAAAATAAGAAGTATTCTGCCCTTGACAACAACAATGGCGACTGCTACAAGAATTATCCAAAGGCTCAGAAATCTTTTATCCGGGGTAAGCCATATATCTCTTCACATTGTGTATTTGGTGCAAGTTGTTAttaatgtaacgttagctaacttatTTCTAGGTCCCCAACGTTCCACGTTTGAAGAGTTTATTAAAGCCTGTCTAACTTGCTAAGGAAACAGCTAAGGACGTtatctagcttgttagctacttTAGTTGGCTAACGAACATTGCATGTTGGCAATTTAAGACTCTTTGAAAAGCAAGTTGTTACTTTTAATTTACCTGCTCAAATGTACACAGCATGATCTGCAAGCAAAGCTCCAGTTGCGCTATGGTGAGATTGCGAAGAGGTAAGTGCCAAGTCATTCATACATGTCTTGAATGTTTGCTAACTAAGAATCCATTTAGGCAGGAAGTTTTCTGCAGGTTTTGCATGACAAGTACGGATGGTGTTTGCACTGTACTGTTTGTACTCATATATAAGGAATAGGCCTACACTTTAAATGCCACACAATCTTAGTTTCAATCTTTTGTGCAGGACCCAACCACCCCCCAAACTTCCAGTTGGTCCCAGTCACAAGTTTGCCTTCAATTACTATAATGGCAGAGATGGGCGTAGAGAGTCTGCACCAGCCACTGTTGTGATGTCCAGTCAAAAGGCCCTCGCTGCTGGGTGAGTGGGACATAAAGTCTGACAGAGTCTATGGCTTAAAGGCTGAGTGGGACAAAGGCTATGGCAGTACGTTAAGTTTTGGgattccatcctcctctggctaGTCGGGTGGAGGTTGAGAGTGCATATGACTGCTTTACTGTTTGTCCTCAGTTGACTGCCCTTGCCCTTAGTCTGCCTCCTGTCCTTCCTATTGCCATAGGTACACCTTCCTGAAAACAATGGCACAATACTTTGAAACCTCTGCCAGTTCATGTTCTTAGACacactccagtctccttttcatttgatttacttaacaaaaggcacatctcaataggtggtcccAGTATGACATGGGACAAGGGGCCTTTCCTTTATTGTTCCCACAAGCAAGTGGGGAGGCAGATGAGAGTAAacccatcagaccaactccttgaaaCTTCAAGAGTTGGCCATTCTAGTTGTgtcaacaaaataaaaaaaacttcaaCATTTTAACGCTAAAATGTTTAGTAATGCCGGGCATACACAATACGATTTTGCCACGAATTCGCCAAGTTTTTGCTGTCACAGACACATTTTTGGGGTGAAATCCTATGAACTTGGGCCAGGATCAGTACACCGGGACTCATGTAGTTTGAGCGGGTGAAGGACGCACTGATGGCTGTTCCGTTCTCCAGACCCCAGTCGCATGTCTTGATAATTTTGTGAAATTTTGGTTGTGCATCTTGTAGTATGACCAGTCCTACGACGTGTTTGGGCAAGGACTACTGCCAATAATCATTGAGCACTCAGCATGTGAGACCAAAACAATATTGGCGAAGAGGAAAGCAGCAACAACAAGCACTATGTGGACCGAGGTGATGGTAGACACATTGGCGGAGAGAACGCAGTTGCCTTTTCAATATTAAAAGTTTTATATTACCTCCAATTCCCTTTGTCGAATAGAAAGTTCATATTGTCCACATCTGCCCAACCATTTGTGGGTCCATATtctgcccctctctctttttttatgTTTTTGCACATAAATAATGCACACACTAATTAAGCAGCTCGCTGTTTGATTGTCAGCATTTTTTTTCCTACGACAACAAGAGAAACGCAGGGCAGGATCAACTAGGGAATCATCAACTTGGGGTTGAGGATGGACGGAATGAAAGATTTGGGACAAGGAAATCTGGAAATGTGAGCTAGTCCAAGTTGTTAAAGGCATAATCCACCCCAGGAATATAAATCATCAAGTTGGTGAAAGCCTATGTTCCATCTGTGGGTAAAATAGAAGTTAAGTCATGGTGACCTTTTTTTAAGTGGTCCGTCTGAAATCAGGTAATCGTGTAGGAACGCATCATAGCTATAGTGTGTTATACCCCATCACATTTCATAACGCTTTTAAACCAATGACTTGCACTCCAAATCATCAAATCAGCCAATAGATGGTATGGGCATACATCTGTCTATTTTCGTGACAAAGTAAATATTTTTGTCCAAATGTTCTAAAAGTACAGTCAGATCCTTCAAACGCCTCTCGTCTCCTTGCTAGCAGGCCAATTGCCATAGCAACCACACTGACTCAAACTATTGAGCTAGAAATGCGATCTCTGCCAACTTCAACTTGGTGTAactcctaaattgatagtgcagtttgtttGAGTTATTTTACACCTAGCTAcctacttcacatgctgatattgactttggtTTTAGTTTTTGTAGAGCCCTGCACAGGCATGATTTTTTTTGCCCAAGCCCTACCCATGTTGATTGCTTCTGCCAATTTTAAGGCCTGGTCCTACCAGAAAcccgaaatcagaaataacatttaGTATATCCATTAGCTACTCCTGTCTGTCGCGTGCTCTGCGTAGCCATAGCACCGGCTCTGCTTGGGCTGCTCTGCTCAATGAAGACATGAGAAAGCAGTTACTTTTCGTAACTCAATGAACATTATTATTGTCCGTGAAATATATTTTGCAAGTTTGAAGCTCCAAGTGTCTGCAGGCAGCCATGTGTTCTGGATAGCTACCTTGCTAACCAGCTtgtctgtctgtagagagagCTTTGAATTGTGGGTTTTTGTCGTCGATTTGAGCTCAAATATTTCCATAATCTTCACATGTTGCttcctttattattattataacgaaatgcacacaaacacaacaataTCATATTACAATATTATAACgaaatgcacacacaaacaacataTTATTCTCACATATTTGCATTATATAACTATGTAAATCATAAGAATTTCTGGTTTTGAGTGGATTATCGctttagatttgagatttttggtgtAGTGTATGCCCAGTAGAGGTCTGCATGGGACTGATTTTATTCATCCGGCCATTCGCACCCGCAGCTTTTCATACCGCACCCGCCTACACCCGCTACCTCTGCCCGACTTCCACCCTCTACCGCAAGAACTGGTCCCGTAATCGCAGTCCCGTAATGTTATTTTAGAAGTATGTGGCGCAGcgctttaaaatgttttaaactgGTTTGGCGTGTATTTGTTTTGTGAGGGCAgcaatatatttattttaccatGTTCTAAATAATGTACTAACATAGTCATTAACTTATGCTTTCATTTTCTTACAGCCAAGCTCTAGAGGTGCCAGCAAAGCGTCCTGTCACACCTGGTAATGTTCCCAGGGAGCTCACACTGTCTACAGACCAGCCATACCTCTGAACAACATCAACAAATAATTTTTCTCCTGACTTACTTTAGGCCTGACATTAGAGCACAATGTTGCTCTCCCTATTGTTCAAAACCTGTAAAATAGTGTGTCGGTGTTAATAAATCAATAATGTAATGTTTGAAGAAATGTTTTATTACCAATTATTCATAGAATTAGCATATTTTGTTTGCCAGTCAATCATAGTTTTGGGTACCTGATTAATATCCCCAAAGTAGTTCATCAACAAAGccccactgcttcttgacacaatgcccacttaacctggaagccaaccgcaccaatgtgtcggaggaaacaatgtgcacctggcgaccgtgtcactgtgacggcccgccacaggagtcgctagcgcgcgatgagacaaggacatccctgctggccaaaccctcccctaacccggatgacgctgggccaattgtgcgccgccccatgggcctcctggtcgcggccagctgtgacagagcctggactcaaactcAGAATATCTAGtcgcacagctagcactgcgatgcagtgccttagaccactgcaccacttggaGGCCCATCACAAAGTGCTTCTATAGAAACCCAgcccaaaaccccaaacagcaagcaatgcagatgtagaatgCAATGCTTAATTTTCATATTTAGTTTCCTCATTGCTCCTCGTGTTTTCGATGTCAAACACGGTGGGCGGGGTTTTGATAACGTGAGGCAGAAGAGGTTGCCTGATCTTGCTAGCTACGCTCAGACAGAAATACCGGTACTCTTCATTGCATCCACTTTAATGTAAAAGTGTTTAGAAAACATAATattcttacagtgccttgcgaaagtattcggcccccttgaactttgtgaccttttgccacatttcaggcttcaaacataaagatataaaactattttttttgtgaagaatcaacaacaagtgggacacaatcatgaagtggaatgacatttattggatatttcaaactttttttaacaaatcaaaaactgaaaaattgggcgtgcaaaattattcagcccccttaagttaatactttgtagcgccaccttttgctgcgattacagctgtaagtcgcttggggtatgtctatcagttttgcacatcgagagactgacattttttcccattcctccttgcaaaacagctcgagctcagtgaggttggatggagagcatttgtgaacagcagttttcagttctttccacagattctcgattggattcaggtctggactttgacttggccattctaacacctggatatgtttatttttgaaccattccattgtagattttgctttatgttttggatcattgtcttattggaagacaaatctccgtcccagtctcaggtcttttgcagactccatcaggttttcttccagaatggtcctgtatttggctccatccatcttcccatcaattttaaccatcttccctgtccctgctgaagaaaagcaggcccaaaccatgatgctgccaccaccatgtttgacagtggggatggtgtgttcatggtgatgagctgtgttgcttttacgccaaacataacgttttgcattgttgccaattttggtttcatctgaccagagcaccttcgtccacatgtttggtgtgtctcccaggtggcttgtggcaaactttaaacaacactttttatggatatctttaagaaatggctttcttcttgccactcttccataaaggccagatttgtgcaatatacgactaattgttgtcctatggacagagtttcccacctcagctgtagatctctgcagttcatccagagtgatcatgggcctctt harbors:
- the ndufa7 gene encoding NADH dehydrogenase [ubiquinone] 1 alpha subcomplex subunit 7, yielding MATATRIIQRLRNLLSGHDLQAKLQLRYGEIAKRTQPPPKLPVGPSHKFAFNYYNGRDGRRESAPATVVMSSQKALAAGQALEVPAKRPVTPGNVPRELTLSTDQPYL